A segment of the Synechococcus sp. CBW1002 genome:
CGCGGCTCTGGCGGTGGTCGTGAATCTGGTGGAACTGCTCTGCACCGCCGGGCTTCCGGCGCTCTACACCGCCGTGCTCGCCCAGCAGAACCTTCCCGCCGCAGCCCACTACGGTTATCTGGGGCTCTACATCCTGGGCTACATCGCCGACGACAGCCTCATGGTGGGGCTGGCCGTCGTGGCCCTGAGCAGCAACAAACTCACCGAACGAACCGGCCGGCTGCTCAAGCTGATCAGCGGAGTTGTGATGGTGGCCCTGGCCCTGGTGTTGCTGCTGAGACCAGGCTGGCTGTTGTGACCAAGCACCAACTCGCCTGCCTCGCGATGCGGTGCTTCCCACGTGAAGGGATCTGGTGGCGCCGAGCTCCTCAGCTCACCGATACGCCCTTCCAGAACGCAACCCGGCCACGGATTTCAGCGGCGGCACTCTTGGGGTCGGGATAAAACCAGGCGGCGTTCGCATTCACCTGGTCGCCGACCACCACGTCGTAGTAATGCGCTTCTCCCTTCCACCCACAGATGCTGCGGTGCGACGAGGGACGGAAATGGACAGCATTCAGCGACTCAGCCGGGAAGTAGGCATTGCCCTCCAACTTGACGATGTCGTCACTACTGGCGATGACGGCATCATTCCAACGGGCTTCCATGGCGAGAGAGCAAGGGATCATCATCCTGCAGCTTAATCACCTCAGCGTCCCCGATTCCAGGAAAAGACGCAGAACAAGCAGGCTGCGATCGCGTGCCCTGCCTTGATAACTGAAGCCTCCAGGAGGCTCACAGGCTCAGATCTCCAGAATCGGTCAGCCACGGCAAGCAGCCGCTCAAAAAAATACCGCATGCATCATGACCAGCAGTTCAGGATTGGATGCTTCAACCCAGGGGAGGCACAAGTCACGTGCCCGGCCCGCTTGAACCTGACGCTGTGCACTCCAGAGCTATGAATGCAAAGCCCGAAACCGGAAGATCAACTACCATGGAAGCTTCAGGAAGGACCTCAAATCAAAGGCGGCCTTTCCCTTGGCGACTCCCGAGGCCAGCACTGCAGGATTGTTTTGCCGAAATTCGCCATCCAACGCATAGTCAGCATAAACCAAACCATGCCTTTCCTTGAATCTCAACGAAAAGTCTTCCCGCAGATTGCCAAAGCCGAAGCCATCCGGAACAAAGTGTGCTGCTATTGAACGCCTTCTAAGGCTGCGGTCTGGCCCCGGCGTTGATCCATGAATAATTCGCGAACCCCAAAAGAAAATATCTCCTTTCTTAAGAGGAGGGGCATAAATCTGTGGATCCCGCGACTCTAGGTAAGTGCGAATTTCAGCCAGAAAGCCATCGTACATGGCATGATGTTGCCGATCAAGATAGCCACTCCGAGGAGCCATAAGATGAGTACCCGGGTAGACATAAAATCTGATTCCTTCAAGGTGCGTATCCTCAAGCGCAACCCAAGCAGCTATCAGGTGACCGTTAGGCCGGGAATCAAGATAAATCCAGTCTTGATGAGGGGGAGTGGTAGCGTGATCAAAAAGCATAGTCTGAAAAAGCTTGAAGATATTGTTCTTGCCACTAATTTGAGACAATGATTTCTGAACGCTCGAAGAGCCCAGAAGAGAAAGAATTGCACTAGAAAGCATGCCATTATCACCCTCTTCATAACTGTGGCAATTCAACAGACAATTAGCAACTCCCCCAACTCCAGTCTTGGCATGCCGCTCCCAAAGGCCCGATTGCCGCAGGTAATTACTATCCGAATCAACCACAGTGTCATTATAGATGCTAAACACTTGATCAATTTTATCCAGATCAGTGGCTCCTCTGCAGATAATATAATTTTGCTCCTGAAAATATTCCAGCGGGTCATCAATATCATCTCCCAGGTGACCAAAATACTTGAGCTTACTCATTTGCTTT
Coding sequences within it:
- a CDS encoding DUF427 domain-containing protein — translated: MEARWNDAVIASSDDIVKLEGNAYFPAESLNAVHFRPSSHRSICGWKGEAHYYDVVVGDQVNANAAWFYPDPKSAAAEIRGRVAFWKGVSVS
- a CDS encoding phytanoyl-CoA dioxygenase family protein, translating into MSKLKYFGHLGDDIDDPLEYFQEQNYIICRGATDLDKIDQVFSIYNDTVVDSDSNYLRQSGLWERHAKTGVGGVANCLLNCHSYEEGDNGMLSSAILSLLGSSSVQKSLSQISGKNNIFKLFQTMLFDHATTPPHQDWIYLDSRPNGHLIAAWVALEDTHLEGIRFYVYPGTHLMAPRSGYLDRQHHAMYDGFLAEIRTYLESRDPQIYAPPLKKGDIFFWGSRIIHGSTPGPDRSLRRRSIAAHFVPDGFGFGNLREDFSLRFKERHGLVYADYALDGEFRQNNPAVLASGVAKGKAAFDLRSFLKLPW